In Anopheles funestus unplaced genomic scaffold, idAnoFuneDA-416_04 scaffold_145_ctg1, whole genome shotgun sequence, one genomic interval encodes:
- the LOC125774319 gene encoding uncharacterized protein LOC125774319 codes for MQGRLDNRSTLGASLGKPVILPRRHPVTDLIIKDFHERYCHQSHGTVVSQLRSRYYIPKILVEFNRVRRGCQSCKIRNAVPNPPLMGNIPRQRIAVNQRAFTYTGQDYFGPILVVVGRHSEKRWGALFTCLTTRAIHLELAYALTTASCILAIRRFIARRGPPREIISDRGTNFVGAARELNIALKDVDEDALKTRFSGPVLKWRFNPPAAPHFGGTWERLVQSVKKILCSFNLPRLPTDEILMSTLTEVEMMINSRPLTYVPLDEEWDCPITPNHLLLGSPDGSKQAVCLDDSPTAIRTSWGALQVNADIFWKRWIADYLPTLTRRTKWFHPVPPIKEGDVVVVVDGNLPRNTWPMGRVLEVTRAKDGQVRRAKVRTASGILERPATKLAVLDIVGSS; via the coding sequence ATGCAGGGACGATTAGACAATCGTTCAACGCTAGGTGCTTCGCTGGGGAAGCCCGTTATCTTACCTAGACGACACCCGGTCACGGATCTGATTATTAAGGACTTCCATGAGCGATATTGTCATCAGAGCCATGGAACGGTGGTGAGCCAACTCCGATCGCGGTACTATATACCGAAGATTTTGGTGGAGTTCAATCGGGTTAGGCGCGGCTGCCAGAGCTGCAAGATTAGGAACGCTGTACCTAATCCACCCCTGATGGGGAACATTCCCCGGCAGAGAATTGCGGTGAACCAGCGAGCGTTCACATACACCGGGCAGGATTATTTCGGACCAATACTCGTGGTCGTGGGACGACATTCCGAGAAGCGCTGGGGAGCGCTATTCACTTGCCTCACGACAAGAGCCATTCACCTCGAATTGGCATACGCACTAACGACTGCTTCATGTATTTTAGCGATCCGTCGATTTATCGCCAGAAGAGGTCCTCCTAGGGAAATAATCAGCGATCGGGGCACTAATTTCGTGGGCGCGGCGAGAGAACTCAACATCGCCCTGAAGGATGTGGACGAAGACGCTCTCAAAACGAGATTCAGCGGGCCAGTGCTGAAGTGGAGATTCAACCCGCCGGCAGCACCTCATTTCGGCGGCACTTGGGAGCGTCTTGTGCAATCGGTAAAGAAGATACTGTGCAGTTTCAATTTACCGCGTCTACCAACAGATGAGATATTGATGTCAACGTTAACGGAGGTGGAAATGATGATCAACTCAAGGCCACTTACCTACGTGCCGCTCGACGAGGAATGGGACTGTCCAATAACGCCGAACCACCTGCTACTAGGAAGCCCTGACGGGAGCAAACAAGCCGTTTGTTTAGACGACTCACCGACAGCGATACGGACGTCGTGGGGTGCCCTGCAAGTGAACGCGGATATATTCTGGAAGCGGTGGATTGCAGACTACCTACCAACGCTCACCCGCAGGACGAAATGGTTCCACCCGGTGCCACCGATTAAAGAGGGAGACGTGGTGGTGGTCGTGGATGGGAACCTGCCTCGGAACACTTGGCCGATGGGACGTGTATTAGAAGTGACCCGTGCGAAGGACGGCCAGGTTAGGCGAGCGAAAGTGCGAACGGCAAGCGGGATTTTAGAAAGACCGGCAACGAAATTAGCGGTGCTAGATATTGTAGGGAGCAGTTAA